One Anopheles marshallii chromosome 3, idAnoMarsDA_429_01, whole genome shotgun sequence genomic region harbors:
- the LOC128711522 gene encoding uncharacterized protein LOC128711522, producing the protein MVPRISLLLQATVLLTLSGCICRAQSKNYKCSIINEAGFCFVENVYLDVTTNGIGGDSSADMRVQFPRHPTLLIKSGAIPYFGKDIFALLGSTRQLHVYNSTSIKHLFVPVTNLTEINVQRNGLTEFDVEPVENRELKVLSIVHNALTNVPRNIRYLVGLEKLYLYNNSLEYFDMEMLTNATGTLKILSIYDNHIKTLDSRSGLHFPKLQTLSLSKNKLSFVPYFEESFPAVTVVSLRKNPWNCSWLHTIMQYIEARKIQVVRKDATCRDRWISEICCTYTVLDFMFDRQAAQMHRQQQLLRNVSHEHQRLVNTVHQLAEDLHRLQLQVEHSTTGRSTSDARPSDVV; encoded by the coding sequence ATGGTTCCCCGAATCTCGTTACTGCTGCAGGCCACCGTACTGCTGACACTGTCCGGGTGCATTTGCCGTGCACAGTCCAAGAACTACAAGTGCTCCATAATAAATGAGGCCGGATTTTGTTTCGTCGAGAACGTCTATCTCGACGTTACCACCAACGGTATCGGTGGGGACTCGAGTGCGGATATGAGGGTGCAGTTTCCGCGCCACCCAACGCTGCTCATCAAATCCGGCGCCATACCGTACTTCGGGAAGGACATTTTTGCACTGCTGGGCAGCACCCGGCAGCTGCACGTGTACAACAGTACCAGCATCAAGCATCTGTTCGTACCGGTGACGAACCTGACGGAGATCAACGTCCAACGGAACGGGCTCACGGAGTTTGACGTGGAACCGGTAGAGAATCGCGAACTCAAGGTGCTCTCGATCGTCCACAATGCGTTGACTAATGTTCCGCGCAACATCCGCTATCTGGTGGGATTGGAGAAGCTTTACCTCTACAACAACTCGCTCGAATACTTCGACATGGAGATGTTGACCAATGCGACGGGTACGCTTAAAATTCTTTCGATCTATGACAATCACATCAAAACGCTCGATTCCCGGTCCGGTTTACACTTCCCGAAGCTACAGACACTGTCGCTGAGCAAGAACAAGCTCTCGTTCGTGCCGTACTTTGAGGAATCGTTCCCCGCCGTTACGGTGGTATCGCTGCGCAAAAATCCTTGGAATTGCAGTTGGCTGCACACGATCATGCAGTACATCGAGGCGCGCAAAATCCAGGTCGTACGCAAGGATGCCACCTGCCGCGATCGGTGGATCAGCGAGATCTGCTGCACGTACACGGTGCTCGACTTTATGTTCGATCGCCAAGCTGCACAGATGCATCGGCAGCAGCAACTGCTGCGGAATGTGTCGCACGAGCACCAGCGATTGGTCAACACGGTGCATCAGCTTGCGGAAGACTTGCATCGGTTGCAGTTGCAGGTTGAACACTCAACCACCGGCAGGAGTACTTCCGATGCGAGGCCTAGTGATGTTGTTTAG